One genomic window of Verrucomicrobiia bacterium includes the following:
- a CDS encoding ubiquitin-like protein UBact, whose protein sequence is MPEQLQKPRLPAPPSGGGEGSGPGSPKVDKPDVKNLLERMRKVDPDQARRYRQRTGE, encoded by the coding sequence ATGCCAGAGCAACTCCAGAAGCCGCGGCTCCCAGCCCCCCCCTCCGGCGGCGGGGAGGGTTCCGGTCCCGGCTCCCCCAAGGTGGACAAGCCCGACGTCAAGAACCTGCTGGAACGGATGCGCAAGGTGGATCCGGACCAGGCACGACGTTACCGGCAGCGCACCGGCGAGTGA
- a CDS encoding proteasome subunit alpha translates to MTSEPAAVPAAPVSIPGDFLSLLQRGAVAPMARVAAGAPEETRATTVFAFHFSGGVLMAGDRRATAGNQIVTDRVEKIIELDDTSLLAIAGVPATAFEMARVLQTSFEYYRRSQLQPLSLPAKVRALARLLRDNLPMTLQGVGIVVPLFAGVDWTVNPPAPRIFFYDPLGAQFQAVHHASSGSGSGTIRSILSFQERYGDPAPAAMSDRQAITFALRLLAVASEFDSATGGVNPAARQFATLKILRPEGVESVNDAAQAEALAP, encoded by the coding sequence ATGACGTCGGAGCCCGCCGCCGTCCCGGCGGCTCCGGTCTCCATTCCGGGGGATTTCCTCAGCCTGTTGCAGCGGGGCGCCGTGGCGCCGATGGCCCGGGTCGCCGCCGGAGCCCCGGAGGAAACACGGGCCACCACCGTTTTCGCGTTCCATTTTTCGGGCGGGGTGTTGATGGCCGGAGACCGGCGGGCGACGGCCGGGAACCAGATCGTCACCGACCGCGTTGAGAAAATCATCGAGCTGGACGACACCTCGTTGCTGGCCATTGCCGGCGTCCCCGCCACGGCGTTCGAAATGGCGCGTGTCCTCCAGACCTCGTTCGAATACTACCGGCGCAGCCAGCTCCAGCCCCTGAGCCTGCCAGCCAAGGTGCGGGCGCTGGCGCGACTGCTTCGGGACAACCTGCCGATGACCCTGCAGGGTGTCGGCATTGTGGTGCCCCTGTTCGCGGGGGTGGACTGGACGGTGAATCCCCCGGCGCCAAGAATCTTCTTTTACGACCCATTGGGAGCCCAGTTCCAGGCGGTTCACCACGCCTCAAGCGGCAGCGGCAGCGGCACCATCCGGAGCATTCTGTCCTTTCAGGAACGCTACGGGGATCCCGCACCGGCGGCGATGTCGGACCGGCAGGCCATCACCTTTGCCCTGCGATTGCTCGCGGTGGCGTCGGAATTCGATTCGGCCACCGGCGGGGTCAACCCGGCCGCCCGACAGTTTGCCACCCTCAAGATCCTGCGTCCGGAAGGCGTGGAGTCCGTGAATGACGCTGCGCAGGCGGAGGCGTTGGCCCCATGA